The following are encoded in a window of Coturnix japonica isolate 7356 unplaced genomic scaffold, Coturnix japonica 2.1 chrUnrandom526, whole genome shotgun sequence genomic DNA:
- the LOC107307264 gene encoding olfactory receptor 10AG1-like, giving the protein MLQRNILKNHTVGPGFLLDFSDPPGLPGLCFTIFLLIYVTVIIGNSLIVLVTVLDLSLRSPMYFFLRNLSFLEICYTSATLPKILMCFLTGDVRISFLGCAAQLYFLVLLGSTECLLLASMAYDRYVAICDPLHYSLLMNGGFCVRLVVGSWMVAVPIQVGQTYQVFTLPFCASHHLHHFFCDVPPLLELACADTFWSWVTLHTIILLFVVLPFFMIVVSYVRIIKTVLKMHSAPSRHKAFSTCSSHLIVLTLFFGSATVAYFKHHSKDSADTDKYLALFYTILTPMFNPVIYGMRNREVRIALRKLLWGK; this is encoded by the coding sequence ATGCTCCAAAGAAATATCCTGAAGAATCACACTGTTGGACCTGGATTTCTTCTGGATTTTTCTGATCCCCCTGGGCTGCCAGGATTGTGCTTCACCATCTTCCTGCTCATTTATGTCACAGTTATCATTGGGAACAGCCTGATTGTGCTGGTTACAGTGCTGGACTTAAGTCTCCGCAGCCCCATGTATTTCTTCCTGAGAAACTTGTCCTTCTTGGAGATCTGCTACACGTCAGCCACTCTCCCCAAAATACTTATGTGTTTCCTGACGGGAGATGTCCGGATCTCCTTccttggctgtgctgcccagctgtATTTCTTAGTTTTGCTGGGAAGCACTGAGTGCCTCCTGCTTGCCTCTATGGCTTATGACCGCTATGTGGCCATATGTGACCCCCTGCACTACAGTTTGTTGATGAATGGTGGGTTCTGTGTCAGACTGGTGGTCGGCTCATGGATGGTTGCTGTACCAATACAAGTGGGCCAGACCTACCAAGTGTTCACCTTGCCCTTCTGTGCATCCCATCACCTCCATcattttttctgtgatgttcCCCCTCTGTTGGAGCTGGCCTGTGCAGATACTTTCTGGAGCTGGGTGACCCTGCACACTATCATCCTGCTTTTCGTCGTCCTTCCCTTTTTCATGATTGTCGTTTCCTATGTTAGAATTATCAAGACTGTTCTGAAGATGCACTCTGCTCCGAGCAGACACAAAGCCTTTTCCACCTGCTCCTCACACCTCATAGTGCTGACTCTCTTTTTTGGCTCAGCCACAGTTGCGTACTTCAAACACCACTCAAAGGACTCTGCAGACACTGACAAATACCTTGCCCTGTTTTACACGATTCTGACCCCCATGTTTAACCCTGTCATCTATGGAATGAGGAATAGGGAAGTGAGAATCGCCCTGAGAAAACTCCTGTGGGGAAAGTGA